A region of the Thalassoroseus pseudoceratinae genome:
CGGGCAAGTCTTTTTCGGAGAGGCCTTCATCGCCCTCGAAGATTAGCGGAATTTGATCCCCCGCGTGACGGAAGCTCAAGAACTGATCTTCAATCTCGATTGGTGTGTTTAGGACATCGTCGTGCAACTGATGCCAGCGGGATTCGACGCCGCGGAACAACGGAACGAGGAGTGACTCGCCAGCCTTGGCACATTCGTGACGCAGAGGTTGTCGTCGATGTCCCGCGTGACATGGTGAAATGTCATCTTTTTTAGCGCCGCCCGAATTTCGACAAGAACCCCATGCAAAGTGGGGTGTTTAAGTTCTTGTCGAGCGTCAACTTCATACTGCTTGAAGAGGGAGTGTGAAGCGTGACGGGCGTGTGTTTTGAAGTCTCGATCAAACAACGCGCGGAGCCTTCCTATTTCTGTAATGGGGGCAAAGTTTAGTCACTCGACCCAATTGGTTTGAGGGGCTACCGGTCCGCGCTGCCACGTGTGATCTCGTGCGGGCAACGTGTTGTTGGGTGACTGTCGTTGGCGAGTTTGTATCCAAAGGGTTGTCATGAATTATTTCAGCAGTCTGACCATCCGTGTTCTGATGTGGGCTTCTGTGATAGCGATCCCTTGCGAACTCTTGGCCGATAAACCGCCGACGGCCAAGTTGGAATCTTCGGGCGTTGACGACGATGATGATGCCGTCGAGCAGGAGCGGCCACGCGGTCCCAATTCTTGGTCACCGACGTGGCGACGTGGGTTTCGTCAGAACACGCAATCCGGCGGTTGGTCGCCACGTCAAAACGTGCGGTACGAGCAAGACGTGGAAGCCGACGAATGGACGACCCAGGAGCCAATCGAAGGCGGCTGGGTTTTCTTGAACGGCAAGTACCTGCCACCTCCCTACACGATCGAAAGTTCGGCCGACAGCATCACAATCAACGATCATCAACTGCCCACGAATGTTATCGAAAGCTTTTCGAGTCGATTTGCAGGTTATGGGCGTTTTGGCCGTGGCGGACGACGAACGCCAAGTTGGCAGACTCGTCGAGGCGGCGCTGGTTCTGGATTGAAGTTGTTCCTCGAAGTCTCGGAAGGAGTCCTGCTGGTATCGGAGGGGATGCCGACAATTTATCTCAATGAAGATAAACTCGGATTGGAACTGTTGAGCGTTTTGAGCGGACGAGACGATGCCCCAACTGATCCAACTGCGTGGGTGCAAGAGTTTTCAGAGGAATTGCGTCCGGTCGTTCAGGAGTTGATCGAGAACTTCGAGGCAACCGACGATTTCACCGCCCGCGCAACGGCGACCATCGAAGACAAACAGTTGGTCGAAGCGAAAGGACGACAGCAGATTGCAGCTGTCCGCAGATTAGAAAGCTGGAACTATCCGTTAAGCATCTTGGCAATGGTTTTGTGTGTCGGTGCCTTTGGGCATCTGATCAAATCGCATCCGTCTCTGAATCCTTCGTTGGAATCGTCAACGGCAGTCCGAAACCAAATCTATTTGTCTCTTGGGTTAGCCGGACTGTTTTCACTTCACGATCTGATCCTGACATTGCTGACCATCGATGCTGGTGCGATGAGAGAGACCAACCCCATCGCCGCCGAGTTCGTTCACAACCCGTACTTGCTGGTCGCGTTCAAGGTTGGACTGACTCTGTTCGGACTCGGAGTGATGGCAGTCCTTTGGAAGCGTCGCATCGCTCAATTGGCTTCGTGGTGGGTTTGTCTGGTTCTCACGCTGCTCACAGCTCGCTGGCTGATCGTAGGAGCCCTCTTGGCGTAGGCATGTTTCATGTCACGTCGAAACCAAATTCGCCGAGACGAAATCGTGCTCTCGCCGTGATGCAAATTCCTGCTGTGGCACACATTTCCCCTTGGGATATGGTGCCCCTGACAATATATCTCAGAACGGTTACGCTATTTCTCATTGTCATCTGCGATTTTGTTCC
Encoded here:
- a CDS encoding DUF5658 family protein; translation: MNYFSSLTIRVLMWASVIAIPCELLADKPPTAKLESSGVDDDDDAVEQERPRGPNSWSPTWRRGFRQNTQSGGWSPRQNVRYEQDVEADEWTTQEPIEGGWVFLNGKYLPPPYTIESSADSITINDHQLPTNVIESFSSRFAGYGRFGRGGRRTPSWQTRRGGAGSGLKLFLEVSEGVLLVSEGMPTIYLNEDKLGLELLSVLSGRDDAPTDPTAWVQEFSEELRPVVQELIENFEATDDFTARATATIEDKQLVEAKGRQQIAAVRRLESWNYPLSILAMVLCVGAFGHLIKSHPSLNPSLESSTAVRNQIYLSLGLAGLFSLHDLILTLLTIDAGAMRETNPIAAEFVHNPYLLVAFKVGLTLFGLGVMAVLWKRRIAQLASWWVCLVLTLLTARWLIVGALLA